The Osmerus eperlanus chromosome 7, fOsmEpe2.1, whole genome shotgun sequence genome includes a region encoding these proteins:
- the LOC134022993 gene encoding fucolectin-4-like — MAIHKVSYITITNREDCCVWRLDGAQILVGNSLQNNGNNNPVCVAISSIPAGDSVTFQCNGMEGRYVNIIRPGCFKILSVCEVEVYGEFFKEALTDTQQESSESQMINHECMQACETQCPVENIPQNLASAGSATQSSEYDNLGGASNAIDRKRDPRYHSGSCSHTKAETNPWWRLDLLGIYNVSSVSITNRGDCCHTRITGAEIRIGNHLDGVKSLLCAVIPEMKEGEVREFACGEMEGRYVTVVLPGKEKYLSLCEVEVHGGPRKE, encoded by the exons ATGGCCATTCATAAAGTCAGTTATATTACCATCACCAATAGGGAGGATTGCTGCGTCTGGAGGCTAGATGGTGCTCAAATCCTTGTTGGAAACTCTTTGCAGAACAATGGCAACAACAATCCTGT ATGTGTTGCAATCAGCTCCATACCAGCTGGGGACTCTGTCACCTTCCAATGTAATGGGATGGAGGGGCGCTATGTCAACATCATCCGTCCTGGGTGCTTCAAgatattgtctgtgtgtgaggtggaggtgtatGGTGAATTTTTTAaag AGGCATTGACAGATACTCAGCAAGAGAGTAGTGAGAGTCAGATGATAAATCATGAGTGCATGCAGGCATGCGAAACACAATGTCCTGTTGAAAACATTCCTC AGAATCTGGCTTCAGCTGGATCAGCCACTCAGTCGTCTGAGTATGACAACCTGGGAGGTGCCAGCAATGCCATAGACAGGAAGCGTGATCCGCGGTACCACTCTGGCTCCTGTAGCCACACGAAGGCAGAGACCAACCCCTGGTGGAGACTGGATTTGTTGGGTATTTACAATGTCAGCTCCGTTAGCATTACCAACAGAGGGGACTGCTGTCATACAAGGATCACTGGAGCCGAGATCCGCATAGGAAATCACTTGGATGGAGTGAAGAGCCTATT gtGTGCTGTGATTCCTgaaatgaaagagggagaggtgagggagtttGCAtgtggggagatggaggggcgcTACGTCACTGTTGTCCTCCCAGGGAAAGAGAAGTATCTCAGcctgtgtgaggtggaggtCCACGGTGGCCCAAGGAAAGAGTAA